Below is a window of Defluviimonas sp. SAOS-178_SWC DNA.
GCTGGTTCTGACCGCCGTCCTTGGCCGTCTGACCGGCCATCCCGCGCGACTGCACGAGGCAGGCATCCGCATCTTCTCTGCCATGTATGGCCGGGACTTCGAGGCGGAAAACGAAATCCTGACCGCGCTTGACCTGGACAGGTACAGCCTGGAAGACCTGATGGACGCAGCAAAAACGGGACTCTTGCGCCAGCGGGCCAGCGCGTGATGCGCAGCGGATAACAACCTACAAGAACCTGCAATCCAACCAACAAGGAGAACGCAAAATGTCAAAACTGATCCTGAACCGCCGTCGTTTCCTGGGCACGGCTGCCGCCACCGGCGCTGCCCTCGCGTCGCCCGCCGTGCTGCGGGGCGCCGCGGCCCAATCCGGCGGCGAGGTCAACATCTGGACCTACAACGACTTCGTGCCGGAGGCGTTCCGCACGCAGTTCGAAGCCGAGACCGGTATCAAGGTGAACGTCCGCCTCGTGGACGACCAGGGCAAGCAGTTCAACCTGCTGGCCGCCGAGCAGCCGAACCCGACCGTCGACATCATGACCGTGGCCGGACACCGCTTCCTGCAGTTCATCGAAAACGACCTTCTGGCACCGCTCGATACCGGCCGTCTCACGAACTGGGGCAATCTCAACCCGACCTTCTCGGAATCCGATTGGTCGACGATCAACGGCAACAAGTGGGGGGCGCCGATCCTGTCCGGGATGGAAGTTCTGTCCTACAACTCCGAGATCGTCAGCGAAGAAGAGGCGATGACCTGGGACACGCTGTTCAGCGAGAAGTACAGCGGCCAGACCGCCTACATTATCCAGGACATGATGTCGATCATCATGCTGAAGATGGGTTACGACGGCAACATGGTCGAATACATCAACGATCCGGAGAAGGCGGCGCAGATCGTCGAGGAGGCCAAGACTTTCCTGATCGAGAAGAAGCCGCTGGTGCGCAAGTACTATGATGGCGGCGCGGAGTTCCAGCAAATGATGGTCAACCAGGACATCGTTCTGGGTCATTCGTGGAATGGTCCGGCGGCGGCGTTGATCAACGACGGCTTCCCGCTCGGCATGACGATCCCGCGCGAAGGTTCTTACGGATTTGTCTACACGTTCAACATCGCGAACAACGCGCCGAACGCGGACAACGCCTATACCTTCCTCGATGCGCTGCTCGCCTCGTCGGAAATCGGTGCGGCGATGACCAAGGCGTCTGGCTTCATCTCGACCTACAAGGATGCGGCACAACACCTCAACGACCTGGAGCGCAAGTCGACATCCTTCCCCGAAGAGCAACTGGCCAACCTGCAGTTCTTCCGCGCCGAAGCGAATGAGCTGAAGTACGGCCTTGTCGATCCGGCGGTTGAGGCCATCAAAGCGGCCTGACCCCTTCCTCTTGCGAATCCGCGCTCTGTCCCGCCTTCGGGCGGGACAGAGACGGAGAGAATTTCGAAAGACGACCGTATGACGTATAACGCATCCGCAGAAGAGGATGGGCGATCCATGTCGAGCAGCAGCGCGGACCGGACATTCTGGGGCCGTTTGGTCACGTGGGGGCCGTACCACGCGCTGATGCGGTTGGTGACGGCTTCCTCGCGACGCCAGTTCCTCATCCTCGCCACTTTCCCGCTGCTCTGGGTTCTGTCCCAGCACCTTGGCCCGATGCTGCAAATGCTGCGGGTGTCCCTGACCGACGCTTATCCGGTCGCCCCCGGTGTGGAGCAGCACTTCACGCTGGAGAACTATGCCCGGTTCTTCGGGGACAGCTTGTTCTGGATGCCGTTTTTCCGGACCTTGGTCTTCGCGGGCGTCTTTACCTTCTGCACGCTGATCCTCACCTATCCGGTGGCCTATTTCCTGGCCCGTCATGTCAGCCGCAAGAACCAGATGCTGTTTCTGCTGCTGTTGCTGATCCCCTTCTGGGTTGGCGAGATCGTTCGGACCTACGCGATCATGATCCTGCTCGGCAATACCGGCGCGGTGAACCTGTTGCTGAAGACGCTGGGCCTGATCGACCAACCGATCCCCTTCATGTATACCAGCTTTTCCATGGGTGTGGGCATCGTCTACCTTACCGCGCTTTACATGCTGCTGCCGCTCTACTCGTCGCTCGAGAAGCTGCCGCAGAGCATGAACGAAGCCGCCGCCGACCTCGGCGCGGGGGCCTGGACGCGGTTCCGCCGCGTGTCGCTGCCGCTGACAATCGAGGGTATCTCCTCGGGGTGTACGCTGGTCTTCCTGATCTCGACCGGCTTCTACGCGACGCCCGTTCTGCTGGGGGGGCCGTCGACCACGGTCTTTGCCGAAACCATCGCGGGCTTCTTTCACGTGGCGGGCGATGAATGGCCGACCGGAGCAGCCTTTGCCACCATCATGTTCATGGCCGCGCTGGTCATCACGGCGACCTTCCAGAAGCTTATGAACGCGCTGCGCAAGGGAGAGAACAAATGAACGATCGTCCCGAAGTGTTTCGCGGAAACCGCATCTTTCTGGCCTGTGTTTACTGGTCCTTTGTCCTCTATGTCTTTGTTCCTCTGATCCTGATGATCGTTATGGGCTTCAAGGACAGCAAGTTTATCGGCTTTCCGATCCGCTCCTGGACCCTGGGCTGGTACACCAGTGTCTTTACCGATGCCGAGGTTCATTCGACCTTCATCTATTCAGCGGCGATCGCGGTGCTCTCGACGTTGATCTCTGTCCTTGTCGGGACCTGGATCGCGGTGCTGCTGGAAGGGCGCAAGTTCTGGGGGCGCGCGACTGTCTTCGGCATGACCGTGTTGCCAGCGCTGGTGCCCGGGATCATCTCGGCCATTGCCTTCCGCATCTACGCCCGTTGGCTGGGCGTAGAACCCGGCATGGGCGCGATCGTCTGGTCGCACGCGGTGCACAATGTGCCCTTCGTGGTGCTGGTGGTCATGGCGCGTCTGTCGACACTGCCGAAAAGCCAGATCGAGGCAGCGCGCGACCTGGGTGCCGATCCGCTGATCGCCTTCGTCCGCATCACGTTGCCTTACCTCGTGCCTGCCATTCTTGGCGCCTCGATCTTCTGCCTGCTGCTGTCGTTCGACGACTTCGTGCGCTCGTTCTTCCTGGGCGGCTACGAACCGACGCTGCCGGTGCTGATCTTTGCCAAGCTCCGTTCCGGGATGAGTCCCGAAATCAACGCCATCGCGACCGTCGCGCTGATCCTGACCGCCGCCATCGGCATCTGGGCCGAGCGCTTCACCCGCCGTCTGAAAAAGGAAGCCTGAACCATGACAGACCAGAAGCCGCTTGTTCGTATCGAACGGCTCTCCAAGCATTTCGGCAGGACTGTCGCGCTGGACAACCTGTCGCTGGACATCGCGCGGGGCGAGTTCGTTACCTTTCTCGGCCCGTCGGGCTGTGGCAAGTCCACGACCCTGCGCATCCTCGGCGGGTTTGAGCGTCCGACCTCGGGACAGATCATCCTCGACGGAGAGGATGTCACCAACCAGCCCCCCGAGAAACGCCATGTGAACATGGTGTTCCAGGACTATGCGCTGTTCCCGCACATGACCGTGGCGCAGAACGTGGCCTTCGGGCTGGAGCTGAAGGGCATGGGCCGGGCCGACATAAAGCGCCGCTCGGACGACATCCTGTCCTTTCTCGAACTCGATGCCTATGCGTCGCGCTATCCGATCCAGCTGTCGGGCGGTCAGCGGCAGCGCGTGGCGCTGGCCCGTGCCCTGGCGCCGGATCCGGCGCTGCTGCTGCTCGACGAGCCGCTGGGGGCGCTGGACGCCAAGCTGCGCGGTCAGGTCCAGCAGGAACTGAAGTCGATCCAGCGCCGCACCAACAAGACCTTCTTCTTCGTGACGCACGATCAGGAAGAGGCGCTGACCATGTCCGACCGGATTGTGGTGATGAACAAGGGCAAGGTCGAGCAGGACGGCACGCCGGAAGAACTGTACTACCGTCCCGCCAGCCGCTTCGTGGCAGAGTTCATTGGCGAGACCAACCTGCTGTCCGGCAGCATGCGCGGCGTCGACGGTGACAAGGTGGTCATGGACTGGGAGGGCACAACGCTGCTGGGCAAGGCGCCCGCGGCGGTACCGGGCCACGGTCAGCCGATCACCGCGTCGGTTCGCCTTGAAAAGCTGGGCTTCAGCGCCGAGCGCCCGCTGACCACGAACGCGGTTCAGGGGCGCGTCGTCGGCAGGACCTTCCTCGGCTCGCGCATGGCGATGGAACTCGCGGTGGGTGACGGCAAGGCCATGCTCAAGGCCTATGTGGACGCCGAAACCGGCCAGTCCTTCGGCAGCGATCCGGTCTGGATTGGCTGGGAGGCGGACAACATGGCGGTGCTGAACGACTGATGCAAAAACGCCCGCCCCGGACCTTGTGCCGGGGCGGAGGTATCACCGGAACTGGGCTTGAGGCGGGCTGTGCGGATGCGCAGCCTCCGCCCATGATCAAGCACTCACCATTTCGTTAATTCAAGACTTCGCCCGAGATCATCCGCTGGCGGTCATGATGCACATTCGTTTTCCGCTTTCTCTGCGCAATGTCGAGGATCTGTTGCATGAGCGTGGCATCGACATTCGCCACGAAACAGTGCGTTTTTGGTGGCGTCGCTTTGGTCCGATGTTCGCCACGGAGATCCGGAGGAGGCGCCTCGCGGGCATGCGGTCGAGCCACTGGCACTGGCACCTGGACGAGATCTTCGTGAAGATCAACGGCGAGCGGCACTATCTTTGGCGGGCCGTTGATCACGAAGGCGAAGTGCTCGAGAGTTTCGTGACGAGGACCAGAGACAAGAGGGCTGCATTTAAATTCCTCAGGAAATCATTGAAGCGGCATGGCCCTGCCGACGCGATCGTCACCGATAGGCCGCGATCCTAGGGGGCCGCCCTGCGAGATCTCGGCATCAGCGAAAAGCAAGAAACTGGACGGTGGATGAGCAATCGCGCGGAGAACGCGCACCAACCACTCCGACGACGGGAGCCGGCGATGCTCCGTTTCCGGCGCACGAGAAGTCTTCAGACGTTCGCCGCCGTCCACGCCGCCGTCCAAAACCACTTCAACCAGGAACGAAGCCTCTCCAGCAGACCTCTCTTAAACGCCAGCCGCGCCGCGGCTCTCGACGAGTTGCGCGGTCTCCGCGCGGCATAAGGGACAGCTTTCCTGGGGAGACTGGTCCGCATTTGTCTGGCTGCACCCCTCCAACCTTGAAACGCACCTCACTTGCGGGAGCTTTGGCGCACGGTCTCGCCAAATCGCGCTCGATAGGCCCTTGCCAGGGTCGCCGGCGAGGCGAATCCGCTTCGCGAGGCGATCTCGGCCAGGCTGAGGCTGGTCTCCGTCGCAAGGGCCCGGGCGTGCGACAGCCGGATCTGGCGATAGTATTTGCCGGAGGACAGACCCAGATGACGATCGAAGAGCCGATCCATGGAACGCAGCGACAGGGCGGCACGTTCCGCGATCTCCGAGAGCGGCACCGGCTGCTCGGCGGTCTCGCGCATGGCGCGTATCGCTCGGCGCAGCGCGTCGGGCAGGGAATAACTCGTCATGCGGTCCGGCAGGTCCGGTGTTGTCTGGCCGTCGTCCTCCCGGTGCTCGCGGTCGAACATATTCGCGACATCAAAGCGCAAGGCATCGCCCCCCTTCGCGCCGATCAGGTCGAGTGACCAGCTGAGGACACCCGTTGCACCTGCGCAGGTTATGTAGGAGCCGTCGCGGATATAGGGGCCGGAAACCACCGTCACTTCGGGAAAGGCCTCGGCCAGGCTGTCGCGCTCCATCCAGTGGATGGTCGCCTGCCTGCCGGTCAGGAGGCCGATCTGTGCCAGCAACCATGATCCGGTGTCCAGACCGGCGACCACCGGCAGGCCCCGCACCCTGCGCCTGAGCGTCTGCGCCGACTCGCGGTCCATCAGGTTGCGCATCCCGTAGCCCGAGACCAGCACCAGCGCATCCGTCGCACCCACTCTGGCCAATGGCAGGTCAACCGCGATCGATATCTTCGACGAACTGGTCGCCGGCCCTCCATCAAGCGAGGCCAATTGCCATGAAAACAAGCGCTTGCCCGAAAGATCCCGCGCGGCACGCAAGGGCTCGATCGCGCTGGCCAGCACCATGTTCGAGAAACCGTCGAACAGAAGGAAGGTCAGATGAAGCGGTGAGATTGGCGACATGAGCAAATAATATGGCAGAAAATGCAAAAACCTCCAGTGGATTTGCTGTCACGTTCGCCGCGAGAGGGCCGGACGCATTACCGACCGGCCCGATGGCCGGCCTTGACCGGCCGTTCAGGGCAAGGAGGGGTGCCACGATGATGAAGAACCTTGGCGGAATGACACGGCGCGGTCTTTTGGCGGGTGCGGCGGGGATGACGGCGGCCGGCCTGATCCTTCCGCACGCCGCCTTTGCCGAGACGCCCAAGCGCGGCGGCAAGTTGCGTATCGGTCATTCCGGGGGTGCCACTTCGGACACGATCGACCCGGCAACCTTTGCCGCTGGCCCCGTAGTGACGGCCATGCTTGCGGTCTGCAACAACCTGGTCGAGATCGACGCCGAAGGCGCTGCGGTGCCGGAACTGGCCGAAAGCTTCGAGGCGGACGCCCAGGCGCTGGTCTGGACCTTCCGGCTTCGCGGCGACGCGACCTTCTCGGACGGCCGCAAGGTGACGGCGGCGGATGTGATCGCCTCGTTCAACCACCACCGGGGCGACAACACCAAATCGGGTGCCAAGGGATCGCTGGCGCAGGTCAAGGATATCCGAGCCGATGGCGACGGCGTCGTAGTGTTCGAGCTGACCTCGGGCAATGCCGACTTCGCCTACATGACCTCGGACTACCACTTGGTCATCATGCCGGCGAAGGAAGACGGCACGCTGGATTGGCAGTCGGGCCTCGGCACCGGCGGCTATGTGCTGGAAAACTTCGAGCCGGGCGTGCGGATTATCCTGTCGCGGCGGGATGACTACTGGAAGAAGGATCGCGCCTGGTTCGACACGGCCGAGCTTCTCACCATCAACGACCCGACCGCCCGGCAGAATGCGCTGATGACCGGCGAGGTCGACGCGATCAACTCGCCTGACCTGTCGACGCTGCATCTGCTGGAACGCCGGCCCGGCTTGAAGCTGATCGAGGTCACCGGCACGGCGCATTACACTATGCCGATGTTCAGCGATACGGCGCCCTTCTCGGACCGCAATGTGCGACTGGCGCTGAAACACGCGATCAACCGGCAGGAGGTGCTGGACAAGGTGCTGCGCGGCCACGGCCAGATCGCCAACGACAGCCCGATCGCCCCGGCCAACCGCTATTACGCCGCCGATCTGCCCCAGAACTCCTATGACCCCGACAAGGCCCGCCATTACCTCAAGCAGGCCGGTATGGACAGCCTGAAGGTCGAGATCTCGGCCGCCGAAGCCGCCTCGGTGGGGGCGATGGACATGGTGCAGCTCTTCCAGCAATCCGCTATCGCCGCCGGCATCGACCTTGCCGTGGTGCGCGAGCCGGACGACGGATACTGGTCGAACGTCTGGCTGAAGAAGCCGTTCTGCGTCAGCTACTGGAACGGCCGGCCCACCGAGGACGACATGTTCAGCCTCGTCTATGCCAAGGGCGCCGAATGGAACGAGGGCCGGTGGGACAACGCGCGCTTCAACGAGTTGCTGCTGAGCGCGCGCGCCGAGCTTGATAATGCGCTTCGGGCCGAGATGTATCACGAGATGCAGGGGATTGTGTCCGAGGACGGCTCCACCATCATCCCGATCTTCGTCAACTACATCGACGTGGTGAACGAGACGGTGGCGCATGGCAAGGTGGCCTCGAACCGGTTCTTCGACGGCTGGAAGGCTGTCGAACGCTGGTGGCAGGCATGACCGGCCCGGCCACCAGCGACCGGATCCTGAAAAGGGAGCGGGCAGTCACTGCCCGCCCATGGCCGCTTTCCCGAGGCTGAAAGATGAGCGCACCGAAGTCCGGACGGCCGATCCTGCGGATGATCCTTGGGCGACTGGGCATCGGGATCTTCACGCTTTTCGTGATCTCGATCATCATTTTCCTGGCGATCAGCCTCCTGCCCGGCGACATCGCCGAGCAGGTGCTGGGCCAGTCCGCCACGCCCGAGACAGTCGCGGCCTTCCGGCGCGAACTTGGTCTCGATCAGCCGCTGCTGTTCCGCTATATCGACTGGATCCTTGGCATCGTGCAGGGCGATTTCGGCCAGTCGCTGGCCAATGGCCGTCCGGTCGCCGACCTGCTGGCGGCGCGGCTGGGGAACACCCTGTTCCTCGCGGCTTACGCCGGGGTGATCGCGGTACCGATTGCCGTGCTGCTGGGGCTTCTCGCCGCGCTTTGGCGCGGGGGCTGGTTCGACCGGATCACCAATATCACCACCCTGACCGCGATCTCGTTTCCGGAGTTCTTCGTCGCCTATATCCTGATGTTCGCCCTGTCGGTGCGGATGGGCTGGCTGCCGTCGATCGCCGATCCGGGGGCGGCACCCGACCTGGCCGGCATGCTGACCCGGACCTTCCTGCCGGCAGTGACGCTGGTGCTGGTGGTGACAGCGCACATGATGCGGATGACCCGCGCGGCCGTCGTCAACGTTCTGGGCGCGCCCTATGTCGTCATGGCGCGCCTCAAGGGGGCCTCGCGCTGGCGGGTCATCACGCGGCACGCGCTACCCAATGCGCTGGCGCCGATCATCAACGTGATCACGCTGAACGTGGCTTGGCTGATCACCGGCGTCGTGATCGTCGAAGTCGTGTTCGTCTTTCCCGGCCTGGGGCAGTTGATGGTGGACAGCGTCAGCAACCGCGACATGCCGGTCGTTCAGGCCTGCGCGCTGATCTTCGGCGCCGTCTACATCCTGCTGAACCTTCTGGCCGATGTTCTGGCGATCGCCACGAACCCGCGCCTGCTTCACCCGCGGTGACATTATGGCCAGCATGACCCGAACCCTCACGAGCATGCCGCCGACTGCGCTTTTCGGCCTGGCGGTAATCGTGGCTTATGCGGCGACGGCGGTGTTCGCGCCGCTGCTTGCGCCCTTCCAGCAGGCCGAGATCGTCGGCGCGCAGTTCGAACCCTGGGGTGGGGCCTTCCCGCTGGGAACCGACACGCTGGGGCGCGACATGCTGTCCCGGCTGATCTGGGGCGCGCGCAACACGGTGGGGGTGGCGGTCGTCACCACGGCGCTGGCCTTTTCCATCGGCGCGGTGGCCGGGCTTCTGGCAGCCGCGCTGGGGCGCTGGGTGGACCTTTCGCTGTCGCGTCTGGTGGATGTGCTGATGGCGGTCCCCTCGCTGATCCTGACGCTTCTCGCCCTGTCGGCGCTGGGGCCGGGCATGGTCAACCTGATCCTGGTCGTGGCCGTGCTGGATTCCACCCGCGTCTTCCGGCTGGCGCGGGCGACCGCGATGAACGTCATGGTCCTCGACTATGTCGAGGCGGCCCGGTTGCGCGGCGAGGGGACCTGGTGGGTGATCCTGCGCGAGGTGCTGCCCAATATCGCCGCCCCGCTGATCGCAGAGTTCGGCTTGCGCTTCTGCTTCGTGTTCCTGACCATCTCCGCGCTGTCCTTCCTGGGGCTGGGCCTGCCGCCGCCGATGGCGGACTGGGGTGCCATGGTCCGCGACAATGCGGCGCTGATCACTTTCGGCGATCTCACCCCGCTTCTCCCCGCTGCCTGCATCGCGCTTCTGACCGTGGCGGTGAACTTCGTCGTGGACTGGATGCTGCACCGCGCGTCCGGCTTGAAGGATTGATGCCATGCTGCTGTCGATCGAGAACCTGAGGATCGAGGCGAAGGGCGAGGAAGGCTGGAGCCCGATCCTGCACGGGGTGGACCTGACGGTGGACCGGGGCGAGGTCGTGGGGCTGATTGGCGAGTCCGGCGCGGGCAAGTCGACGCTGGGCCTTGCCGCGCTCGGCTTTGCGC
It encodes the following:
- a CDS encoding ABC transporter substrate-binding protein, yielding MSKLILNRRRFLGTAAATGAALASPAVLRGAAAQSGGEVNIWTYNDFVPEAFRTQFEAETGIKVNVRLVDDQGKQFNLLAAEQPNPTVDIMTVAGHRFLQFIENDLLAPLDTGRLTNWGNLNPTFSESDWSTINGNKWGAPILSGMEVLSYNSEIVSEEEAMTWDTLFSEKYSGQTAYIIQDMMSIIMLKMGYDGNMVEYINDPEKAAQIVEEAKTFLIEKKPLVRKYYDGGAEFQQMMVNQDIVLGHSWNGPAAALINDGFPLGMTIPREGSYGFVYTFNIANNAPNADNAYTFLDALLASSEIGAAMTKASGFISTYKDAAQHLNDLERKSTSFPEEQLANLQFFRAEANELKYGLVDPAVEAIKAA
- a CDS encoding ABC transporter permease; this translates as MTYNASAEEDGRSMSSSSADRTFWGRLVTWGPYHALMRLVTASSRRQFLILATFPLLWVLSQHLGPMLQMLRVSLTDAYPVAPGVEQHFTLENYARFFGDSLFWMPFFRTLVFAGVFTFCTLILTYPVAYFLARHVSRKNQMLFLLLLLIPFWVGEIVRTYAIMILLGNTGAVNLLLKTLGLIDQPIPFMYTSFSMGVGIVYLTALYMLLPLYSSLEKLPQSMNEAAADLGAGAWTRFRRVSLPLTIEGISSGCTLVFLISTGFYATPVLLGGPSTTVFAETIAGFFHVAGDEWPTGAAFATIMFMAALVITATFQKLMNALRKGENK
- a CDS encoding ABC transporter permease, whose translation is MFRGNRIFLACVYWSFVLYVFVPLILMIVMGFKDSKFIGFPIRSWTLGWYTSVFTDAEVHSTFIYSAAIAVLSTLISVLVGTWIAVLLEGRKFWGRATVFGMTVLPALVPGIISAIAFRIYARWLGVEPGMGAIVWSHAVHNVPFVVLVVMARLSTLPKSQIEAARDLGADPLIAFVRITLPYLVPAILGASIFCLLLSFDDFVRSFFLGGYEPTLPVLIFAKLRSGMSPEINAIATVALILTAAIGIWAERFTRRLKKEA
- a CDS encoding ABC transporter ATP-binding protein, which gives rise to MTDQKPLVRIERLSKHFGRTVALDNLSLDIARGEFVTFLGPSGCGKSTTLRILGGFERPTSGQIILDGEDVTNQPPEKRHVNMVFQDYALFPHMTVAQNVAFGLELKGMGRADIKRRSDDILSFLELDAYASRYPIQLSGGQRQRVALARALAPDPALLLLDEPLGALDAKLRGQVQQELKSIQRRTNKTFFFVTHDQEEALTMSDRIVVMNKGKVEQDGTPEELYYRPASRFVAEFIGETNLLSGSMRGVDGDKVVMDWEGTTLLGKAPAAVPGHGQPITASVRLEKLGFSAERPLTTNAVQGRVVGRTFLGSRMAMELAVGDGKAMLKAYVDAETGQSFGSDPVWIGWEADNMAVLND
- a CDS encoding GlxA family transcriptional regulator; the encoded protein is MVLASAIEPLRAARDLSGKRLFSWQLASLDGGPATSSSKISIAVDLPLARVGATDALVLVSGYGMRNLMDRESAQTLRRRVRGLPVVAGLDTGSWLLAQIGLLTGRQATIHWMERDSLAEAFPEVTVVSGPYIRDGSYITCAGATGVLSWSLDLIGAKGGDALRFDVANMFDREHREDDGQTTPDLPDRMTSYSLPDALRRAIRAMRETAEQPVPLSEIAERAALSLRSMDRLFDRHLGLSSGKYYRQIRLSHARALATETSLSLAEIASRSGFASPATLARAYRARFGETVRQSSRK
- a CDS encoding ABC transporter substrate-binding protein, producing the protein MMKNLGGMTRRGLLAGAAGMTAAGLILPHAAFAETPKRGGKLRIGHSGGATSDTIDPATFAAGPVVTAMLAVCNNLVEIDAEGAAVPELAESFEADAQALVWTFRLRGDATFSDGRKVTAADVIASFNHHRGDNTKSGAKGSLAQVKDIRADGDGVVVFELTSGNADFAYMTSDYHLVIMPAKEDGTLDWQSGLGTGGYVLENFEPGVRIILSRRDDYWKKDRAWFDTAELLTINDPTARQNALMTGEVDAINSPDLSTLHLLERRPGLKLIEVTGTAHYTMPMFSDTAPFSDRNVRLALKHAINRQEVLDKVLRGHGQIANDSPIAPANRYYAADLPQNSYDPDKARHYLKQAGMDSLKVEISAAEAASVGAMDMVQLFQQSAIAAGIDLAVVREPDDGYWSNVWLKKPFCVSYWNGRPTEDDMFSLVYAKGAEWNEGRWDNARFNELLLSARAELDNALRAEMYHEMQGIVSEDGSTIIPIFVNYIDVVNETVAHGKVASNRFFDGWKAVERWWQA
- a CDS encoding ABC transporter permease, which codes for MSAPKSGRPILRMILGRLGIGIFTLFVISIIIFLAISLLPGDIAEQVLGQSATPETVAAFRRELGLDQPLLFRYIDWILGIVQGDFGQSLANGRPVADLLAARLGNTLFLAAYAGVIAVPIAVLLGLLAALWRGGWFDRITNITTLTAISFPEFFVAYILMFALSVRMGWLPSIADPGAAPDLAGMLTRTFLPAVTLVLVVTAHMMRMTRAAVVNVLGAPYVVMARLKGASRWRVITRHALPNALAPIINVITLNVAWLITGVVIVEVVFVFPGLGQLMVDSVSNRDMPVVQACALIFGAVYILLNLLADVLAIATNPRLLHPR
- a CDS encoding ABC transporter permease, which encodes MTRTLTSMPPTALFGLAVIVAYAATAVFAPLLAPFQQAEIVGAQFEPWGGAFPLGTDTLGRDMLSRLIWGARNTVGVAVVTTALAFSIGAVAGLLAAALGRWVDLSLSRLVDVLMAVPSLILTLLALSALGPGMVNLILVVAVLDSTRVFRLARATAMNVMVLDYVEAARLRGEGTWWVILREVLPNIAAPLIAEFGLRFCFVFLTISALSFLGLGLPPPMADWGAMVRDNAALITFGDLTPLLPAACIALLTVAVNFVVDWMLHRASGLKD